The following proteins are co-located in the Rheinheimera salexigens genome:
- the accB gene encoding acetyl-CoA carboxylase biotin carboxyl carrier protein — MDIRKIKKLIELLEESGITELEITEGEESVRISRHGPAQHAPMQYSMPMQQQQHPLAVAPPVAAAPEAPKVISGHTVKSPMVGSFYRASSPTAKSFVEVGQTVNVGDTLCIVEAMKMMNQIQSDKAGVVKEILLENGEPVEFDQPLFVIG, encoded by the coding sequence ATGGATATTAGAAAGATAAAAAAACTAATCGAGCTACTAGAAGAATCTGGTATTACTGAGCTTGAAATCACTGAAGGTGAAGAATCGGTACGTATTAGCCGTCATGGTCCAGCACAGCATGCTCCAATGCAATACAGTATGCCAATGCAACAACAACAGCACCCGTTAGCGGTCGCGCCTCCAGTCGCAGCTGCGCCAGAAGCGCCAAAAGTGATTAGTGGCCATACTGTTAAATCACCTATGGTCGGTTCTTTCTATCGCGCCTCTTCTCCAACGGCCAAATCTTTCGTTGAAGTCGGCCAAACTGTTAATGTTGGCGATACCTTATGTATCGTAGAAGCCATGAAAATGATGAACCAAATCCAATCTGATAAAGCCGGAGTGGTTAAAGAAATTTTACTTGAAAACGGTGAGCCGGTTGAATTTGATCAACCTCTCTTTGTCATCGGCTAA
- the accC gene encoding acetyl-CoA carboxylase biotin carboxylase subunit, whose amino-acid sequence MLEKVLIANRGEIALRILRACKELGIKTVAVHSTVDRNLKHVLLADETICIGPGPSPLSYLNIPALIAAAEVTNAQAIHPGYGFLAERADFAQQVEESGLIFIGPTAESIRTMGDKVAAIEAMKKAGVPCVPGSDGALGDDADTNKTIAKRIGYPVIVKASGGGGGRGMRVVRSEEELVTSIEMTKAEAKAAFGNDMVYMEKFLENPRHVEIQILADGQGNAIHLGERDCSMQRRHQKVVEEAPAPGITEELRKFIGDRCVAACKVMNYRGAGTFEFLFENGEFFFIEMNTRIQVEHTITEMITGIDLIKEQLRIASGMPLTLKQEDIVIRGHAIECRINAEDAKTFMPSPGTITRFHPPGGNGIRWDSHIYSNYTVPPNYDSMVGKLITYGESRDIALARMRNALDELLIEGIKTNIDLHKIIMNDSGFRQGGTNIHYLEKKLGIA is encoded by the coding sequence ATGCTAGAAAAAGTACTGATTGCCAACCGTGGCGAAATTGCATTGCGTATATTACGCGCTTGCAAAGAGCTTGGCATAAAAACGGTAGCGGTACACTCAACAGTGGATCGCAACTTAAAGCACGTTTTACTGGCCGACGAAACCATTTGTATTGGTCCTGGACCGTCGCCATTAAGCTATTTAAATATTCCGGCATTAATTGCCGCAGCTGAAGTAACCAATGCGCAAGCTATTCACCCAGGTTATGGTTTTTTAGCTGAGCGGGCCGACTTTGCTCAGCAAGTTGAAGAAAGTGGCCTTATCTTTATCGGACCTACGGCGGAATCTATTCGCACTATGGGTGATAAAGTTGCTGCCATTGAAGCGATGAAAAAAGCCGGTGTACCTTGTGTACCGGGTTCAGACGGCGCGCTGGGTGACGATGCAGACACCAATAAAACTATTGCTAAGCGCATTGGTTATCCGGTTATCGTTAAAGCCTCTGGCGGCGGCGGTGGTCGTGGTATGCGTGTGGTGCGTAGCGAAGAAGAGTTAGTTACTTCAATCGAAATGACTAAAGCTGAAGCTAAAGCTGCTTTTGGTAACGACATGGTCTATATGGAGAAGTTTTTAGAGAATCCTCGCCATGTTGAAATCCAAATCTTAGCCGATGGCCAAGGCAATGCTATTCATTTAGGTGAGCGTGATTGCTCGATGCAACGTCGCCACCAAAAAGTGGTAGAAGAAGCTCCTGCACCAGGTATCACTGAAGAATTACGTAAATTTATTGGTGATCGTTGTGTTGCTGCTTGTAAAGTGATGAATTATCGCGGTGCGGGTACTTTTGAGTTTTTATTTGAAAACGGTGAGTTTTTCTTTATCGAGATGAACACCCGAATTCAGGTAGAACACACTATTACTGAAATGATCACCGGTATCGATTTAATCAAAGAGCAACTGCGTATCGCATCTGGTATGCCGCTGACGCTTAAGCAAGAAGATATTGTTATTCGTGGCCATGCCATTGAATGTCGTATCAATGCTGAAGATGCTAAAACCTTTATGCCATCACCCGGCACTATTACCCGCTTCCACCCGCCAGGTGGTAACGGTATTCGTTGGGATTCGCATATTTATTCAAATTATACTGTGCCGCCAAATTACGATTCCATGGTCGGTAAATTAATAACGTATGGCGAAAGTCGTGATATCGCCTTAGCGCGGATGCGTAATGCGTTAGATGAGTTATTAATTGAAGGTATTAAAACCAACATTGATTTACATAAAATCATTATGAATGATAGCGGCTTCCGTCAGGGTGGCACTAACATTCACTACCTAGAGAAAAAACTTGGTATAGCCTAG
- the prmA gene encoding 50S ribosomal protein L11 methyltransferase gives MPWIQLRVNTTELKAEQVSDMLMGWGAQAVSFLDAHDTPIYEPMPGEVIYWTNTIVVGLFDAEHPMAEVISQLQNVSFFKHGLEYKLEQLEDKDWEREWMDNFHPIKFGERLWVCPSWRDIPDPTAVNVMLDPGLAFGTGTHPTTALCMQWLDQVIQPDQTVVDFGCGSGILGIAALKLGAKRVVGIDIDPQAIEASGKNAERNNVAGQIELYLPKDQPKLEADVVVANILAGPLADLKNIISAYVKPGGLLALSGILTSQAHVVMAAYADEFTFDPIVEQEEWVRLTARKVEL, from the coding sequence ATGCCTTGGATCCAACTGCGCGTTAACACCACTGAACTAAAAGCCGAACAAGTTAGCGATATGCTAATGGGCTGGGGTGCTCAAGCCGTAAGCTTTTTAGACGCGCACGACACGCCCATATACGAGCCTATGCCGGGCGAAGTTATCTATTGGACCAACACCATAGTCGTGGGCTTATTTGACGCTGAACACCCAATGGCTGAGGTTATTAGCCAATTGCAAAATGTATCCTTTTTTAAACATGGCCTAGAATACAAACTTGAGCAATTAGAAGATAAAGACTGGGAACGCGAGTGGATGGATAATTTTCATCCGATTAAATTTGGCGAGCGGTTATGGGTATGCCCTAGCTGGCGTGATATTCCAGATCCCACCGCCGTTAATGTGATGCTAGACCCTGGCCTTGCGTTTGGTACTGGTACCCACCCCACTACTGCCCTATGCATGCAATGGTTAGATCAAGTGATCCAACCTGATCAAACCGTGGTCGATTTTGGCTGTGGCTCAGGCATTCTAGGTATTGCAGCCCTTAAACTAGGTGCAAAACGGGTCGTGGGTATCGACATAGACCCGCAGGCTATAGAAGCCAGTGGCAAAAATGCTGAGCGCAATAATGTTGCAGGCCAAATTGAACTGTACTTACCTAAAGATCAACCCAAGCTTGAAGCTGATGTCGTCGTTGCCAATATTTTAGCTGGCCCATTGGCAGATTTAAAAAATATTATTAGTGCTTACGTTAAGCCAGGTGGTTTATTAGCATTATCTGGGATCTTAACTAGCCAAGCCCACGTTGTTATGGCGGCCTATGCCGACGAATTTACCTTTGATCCAATAGTCGAGCAAGAAGAATGGGTTCGATTGACCGCGCGAAAAGTGGAACTATGA
- a CDS encoding ferredoxin--NADP reductase, which yields MAKWLDATVTENKHWHANLFSVKLKTAGFDFTAGQFVRLAIETADGRKQRAYSLVNSPGAEDQEFLISTVADGLLSPLLQQLKMGDKLQLSQPASGFFTLDEVPDGDNLWLISSGTGIGPYLSMLGTTQLWQRFDHVILVHSVRTSADLVYRDFIEQQQLQYPGKLHYQAIVTREAHSGALNKRLPELISSGELQRACNQKLDTQSQVMICGNPAMITDTRAQLESMGLVKNLRRTPGNITVEQYW from the coding sequence ATGGCAAAGTGGTTGGACGCTACGGTTACAGAGAATAAACACTGGCATGCTAACTTATTTAGTGTAAAGCTAAAAACAGCTGGCTTTGACTTTACCGCAGGCCAGTTTGTGCGTTTAGCAATAGAGACGGCCGATGGCCGTAAGCAACGTGCTTATTCGCTAGTGAATAGTCCGGGCGCTGAGGATCAAGAGTTTTTAATTAGTACTGTTGCCGATGGCTTATTATCGCCGCTTTTACAACAGTTAAAAATGGGTGACAAGCTGCAACTGAGTCAGCCAGCTTCAGGTTTTTTCACTTTAGATGAAGTGCCTGATGGCGATAATTTATGGTTAATTTCTAGTGGTACCGGCATTGGCCCCTATTTATCCATGCTAGGCACTACACAACTTTGGCAGCGCTTTGACCATGTCATACTTGTGCACAGTGTGCGCACTAGCGCCGACTTAGTCTATCGCGACTTTATTGAGCAACAGCAATTGCAGTATCCAGGCAAGTTACACTATCAAGCCATAGTTACCCGTGAAGCGCATAGCGGCGCACTGAATAAACGCTTACCAGAACTGATTAGTAGCGGCGAATTACAACGCGCCTGTAACCAGAAGTTAGACACCCAATCTCAAGTAATGATCTGTGGTAACCCCGCTATGATTACCGATACCCGCGCCCAACTTGAAAGCATGGGTTTAGTAAAAAACTTGCGCCGCACCCCGGGTAATATTACCGTTGAGCAATATTGGTAA